One window of the Spirochaetia bacterium 38H-sp genome contains the following:
- the rsmG gene encoding 16S rRNA (guanine(527)-N(7))-methyltransferase RsmG encodes MNNDFIKERIHSDFAIMGIEPSQKKIERLLTYIKLLEKWAKHINLVSARGEELLIKHIYDSLAGLSYFKKYQPSAVFDIGSGAGLPGIPLALFMEDVSFVLVEPRQKRAAFLEAVICEIEIDNCSVANMRLEDLDKKADMITARAFSPLSDNISALLCSVLKSEGNIILYKGKTDKAEIEAKYLLNMFEKVSVEKISVPGLEEQRSIILAENYKL; translated from the coding sequence ATGAATAACGATTTTATCAAGGAAAGAATTCATTCCGATTTTGCCATTATGGGAATAGAGCCTTCACAAAAGAAAATAGAGAGGCTCCTTACCTATATCAAGCTTTTAGAAAAGTGGGCAAAACATATCAATCTTGTATCTGCAAGAGGCGAAGAATTGCTTATAAAACATATATATGACAGCCTTGCGGGACTTTCTTATTTTAAAAAATATCAGCCCTCCGCTGTTTTTGATATAGGTTCCGGTGCTGGATTGCCTGGTATACCTCTTGCCCTCTTTATGGAAGATGTCTCCTTTGTACTTGTTGAACCAAGACAGAAAAGAGCTGCTTTTCTAGAGGCAGTTATTTGCGAAATAGAGATTGACAATTGTTCTGTTGCTAATATGCGACTGGAAGATCTGGATAAAAAGGCGGATATGATTACTGCAAGAGCATTTTCTCCCCTCTCGGATAATATTTCTGCTCTTCTGTGTTCTGTTCTTAAATCGGAAGGTAATATCATATTATATAAAGGTAAAACCGATAAGGCAGAGATAGAGGCAAAATATCTTCTTAACATGTTTGAGAAAGTCTCTGTAGAAAAAATATCTGTTCCAGGATTAGAAGAGCAGAGAAGTATTATTCTTGCCGAGAACTATAAATTATAG
- a CDS encoding methyl-accepting chemotaxis protein yields the protein MRLKTWFYLLSLGLGGIYLISLLFFIIVDNKIWLSSKIERDAYVAITALQNLDNKSRMLLSDSVISPRLIESEWKKSYLDASSDIGRLFSHPVFPFINNDKWIHEINVLKKLWEDLSSQMDTLKFVIEKKESISSALSMAVKHSMSEMLYGYDAFLHMVTLIYSKEIKNISAVKYGIFIMLLLLVITGSYISFKLGRSVSGRIISIEGFMRDVRNGRLLYSSMDRKKDELAEISMHLGATVESLEHMIRDIKKSYAEIRGLYNLLGEKIISFSSTMRQILTGSMHIGELLSVLDTDMDYVSFDSGVISSISDSLMKHSLEQQNRSSDVRKLMEELDFEVKATSNLANEQKQIASALLSVVDDGENKIADNLAGIRNMSNRIYSVMEIIDIIDSIAEQTNILSINASIESAHAGQYGRGFAVVAAQIKALAESTTEYSEKIKKLLSTVNYDMQEVLAASDSAYMGFKNIRGAIDKWTTSMEAVIDRMINIKERNNKILQAAAATEKTATNVLEIAETLAQKALSIEEKIKEVDATKADIMELAIGFEESAVLEEKALQHITSIMESSWKNIELLQNYIQRFTLKEEKTTVAIKDRVPSLNQQGG from the coding sequence ATGAGATTGAAAACTTGGTTTTATTTACTGAGTCTTGGGTTGGGCGGTATATATCTTATTAGTCTTCTTTTTTTTATAATAGTAGATAATAAAATATGGCTTTCTTCTAAGATAGAACGTGACGCATATGTTGCTATCACAGCTCTTCAGAATCTAGATAACAAATCTCGTATGCTTCTTTCTGATTCTGTTATAAGTCCCAGACTAATAGAATCGGAATGGAAAAAAAGTTATCTCGATGCTTCTTCCGATATAGGGAGGCTTTTTTCTCATCCTGTTTTCCCTTTTATAAACAATGACAAATGGATACATGAAATAAATGTTCTAAAAAAGCTATGGGAAGACTTATCCTCCCAAATGGATACTCTCAAATTTGTTATAGAGAAAAAAGAAAGTATTAGTTCTGCTTTATCTATGGCTGTAAAGCATTCTATGTCAGAAATGTTGTATGGGTATGATGCATTTTTGCATATGGTAACACTGATATATTCTAAAGAAATAAAGAATATATCCGCGGTCAAATATGGAATCTTTATTATGCTGCTTCTTCTCGTCATAACAGGTTCTTATATATCTTTTAAACTCGGTCGTTCTGTTTCTGGAAGGATAATTTCTATAGAGGGATTTATGCGGGATGTGCGTAACGGCAGACTCTTGTATTCTTCTATGGATAGAAAAAAGGATGAGCTTGCTGAGATAAGTATGCATCTAGGTGCCACTGTAGAGAGTCTTGAGCATATGATAAGGGATATAAAAAAATCTTATGCCGAAATAAGGGGATTGTATAATTTATTGGGGGAAAAGATTATCTCTTTTTCTTCAACAATGCGTCAAATTCTCACAGGTAGCATGCATATAGGAGAATTATTATCTGTTTTGGATACAGATATGGATTATGTATCTTTTGATTCCGGAGTTATTTCATCAATATCTGATTCTCTTATGAAACATAGTCTAGAACAGCAGAACAGAAGTTCTGATGTCAGAAAACTTATGGAAGAACTTGATTTTGAGGTTAAAGCTACTTCCAATCTGGCTAATGAACAGAAGCAAATTGCTTCTGCTCTTTTATCTGTTGTTGATGACGGAGAAAACAAGATAGCTGATAATCTTGCTGGGATAAGAAATATGTCAAACAGGATTTATTCTGTTATGGAGATAATAGATATTATAGATTCTATAGCAGAACAGACAAATATTTTATCCATAAATGCATCAATAGAAAGTGCTCATGCCGGACAATACGGACGAGGTTTTGCTGTCGTTGCAGCTCAGATAAAAGCCCTAGCGGAATCAACAACAGAGTATTCTGAGAAAATAAAAAAGCTTTTATCTACTGTAAATTATGATATGCAGGAGGTATTGGCAGCAAGTGATTCTGCTTATATGGGTTTTAAGAACATACGTGGAGCTATAGATAAATGGACGACATCAATGGAAGCTGTCATAGACAGGATGATTAATATTAAAGAAAGGAATAATAAAATATTGCAGGCAGCAGCTGCCACAGAAAAAACAGCAACAAATGTGTTGGAGATTGCAGAGACTCTGGCACAGAAAGCTTTGAGCATAGAAGAAAAAATAAAGGAAGTGGACGCTACAAAAGCTGATATCATGGAGCTTGCTATAGGCTTTGAAGAAAGTGCTGTTTTAGAGGAAAAAGCTCTCCAGCATATAACCTCCATAATGGAGTCTTCCTGGAAAAACATAGAGCTTTTACAAAACTATATACAACGATTTACGCTAAAGGAGGAGAAAACCACTGTAGCTATTAAAGATAGAGTTCCCTCATTAAACCAACAAGGTGGATAG
- a CDS encoding tetratricopeptide repeat protein has translation MTQLPLIITLVVVLAVLATIAIYINITTSTDEDGKKKKPKKKKKNKNVLIKEAQRKLAQNPKDPRALKTLADIYYEDNIWAKAYTMYSLLSELCATNPELDEFEISSRQGICAFKLNKTEEAYRALAVAYKLRQNSFEVLFHLGALEQKRGNAEHAIKLLLKANEMVPSHIETKRYLAIALYNIHKYKEALTIARQIIDQFPDDKEFLFAYADSMLMTGKKDQAIAILSHLKIDPVWGPKAAYKAGTTHLSQHKYDRAIADMEIGLRHEVIDTTLRLEMSYKLAQAYIAKKEVKKAVEHLRNIQRINPRYKDVEKLINYYSELNQNQNLKTYLISSPPDFLTLCRKIIAAYFPGAFVKVNNMSMVTSEYADLVCEVDARKWQDTILFRFMRTTGVVGELSIRDFHARLKDTRADRGICISAGDFSQEAKKFVEARLIDLLPKSELLKILKKVDSRTGL, from the coding sequence ATGACTCAACTTCCATTGATAATCACACTTGTTGTTGTACTTGCAGTACTTGCAACAATAGCAATCTACATTAACATAACAACATCTACTGATGAAGACGGTAAAAAAAAGAAACCCAAGAAGAAAAAAAAGAATAAAAACGTGCTTATAAAAGAAGCTCAAAGAAAGCTGGCACAAAACCCTAAAGATCCTAGGGCATTAAAAACCCTTGCAGATATATACTATGAGGATAACATTTGGGCAAAGGCATATACAATGTACAGCCTGCTTTCCGAATTATGTGCAACAAACCCAGAGCTTGACGAATTTGAGATATCAAGCAGACAAGGAATATGCGCTTTTAAACTTAATAAAACAGAAGAAGCATATAGAGCCCTGGCTGTAGCATATAAGCTAAGACAAAATAGTTTTGAAGTCCTATTCCATCTGGGAGCACTAGAACAAAAAAGAGGCAATGCAGAACATGCGATAAAGCTTCTGTTAAAAGCAAATGAGATGGTGCCTTCTCATATAGAGACAAAAAGATATCTTGCCATAGCCCTTTACAATATTCACAAATACAAAGAAGCACTGACAATAGCACGGCAGATTATAGACCAATTTCCGGATGATAAAGAATTCCTCTTTGCATATGCGGATTCTATGCTTATGACAGGAAAGAAAGACCAAGCGATTGCCATCCTATCACATCTAAAGATTGACCCTGTATGGGGACCCAAAGCTGCTTACAAGGCAGGAACCACACATCTTTCTCAGCATAAGTACGACAGAGCAATAGCGGATATGGAGATAGGCCTGCGACATGAAGTGATTGATACCACCCTAAGGCTGGAAATGTCATATAAACTGGCACAGGCATATATCGCAAAAAAAGAAGTAAAAAAAGCTGTAGAACATCTTAGGAACATACAGAGAATCAACCCCCGCTACAAAGACGTAGAAAAATTAATAAATTACTACAGCGAACTGAATCAAAACCAAAATCTCAAGACTTATCTTATATCCTCTCCGCCGGATTTTCTTACTCTCTGCAGAAAAATAATAGCAGCATATTTTCCGGGTGCCTTTGTAAAAGTAAATAACATGAGTATGGTTACATCTGAGTATGCAGATCTTGTCTGCGAAGTAGATGCAAGGAAATGGCAGGACACCATATTGTTCAGATTTATGCGTACGACAGGAGTAGTAGGAGAACTATCTATAAGGGACTTTCATGCAAGGCTAAAGGATACAAGAGCGGATAGAGGAATATGTATAAGCGCAGGAGATTTTTCTCAGGAAGCAAAAAAATTCGTAGAAGCAAGACTTATAGATCTCCTTCCCAAGTCAGAACTTTTAAAAATTTTAAAGAAGGTAGACAGCAGAACAGGTCTATAA
- a CDS encoding DUF6175 family protein translates to MRSLRKIALLGFIIMSFFVSCASAPSRSPSRPASPAVNDVVTGHGEGESLGQALSRAKIDAIRKGVEILIGREALANNMERIKKVLFDTSNPNAYLYMDTLETLKKDNTGTIDEPNYVYELKIRVRLDAIKKVLDANAIATEAGADAKDGRAKELVEDEMRDEPLPPFKPEKLSPEEEEFLSNYLDKLTYMVYFDEKSAEDEFLIKSAISMANNYLLSQGYSLIDLEQIEKLKNDQQLLYEEETGKELSLIQWIAQKLNADVYIELDAVTEGQSKDDKYYGSAKVTLKIFEASTGVLLGAIPYSSPRTFSKVSEFDAISNALQSTVYKAMAAAVKQTRNVLSGKYRDGIQYDLVLQSTPDQKTIARFRSKLRNKDKVKDIKTIYQSSEETKFAVYFLGSVEELEELIYDVSDSIPGMEYIEPVVIRGKSLTFDTGLE, encoded by the coding sequence ATGAGGAGTTTAAGAAAGATCGCATTGCTTGGTTTTATAATTATGTCCTTTTTTGTCTCTTGTGCTAGTGCGCCCTCGCGGTCTCCTTCTAGGCCTGCCAGTCCGGCAGTTAATGATGTTGTGACAGGCCATGGAGAAGGGGAAAGCCTAGGTCAGGCTCTCTCACGTGCTAAGATTGATGCAATAAGAAAAGGTGTTGAGATACTTATTGGGCGAGAGGCATTGGCAAACAATATGGAGAGGATAAAGAAGGTATTGTTCGATACTTCCAACCCCAATGCCTATTTGTACATGGACACGCTAGAAACGTTAAAAAAGGATAATACAGGCACCATAGACGAACCCAATTATGTGTATGAGTTAAAAATTAGAGTAAGGCTTGATGCCATAAAGAAGGTTCTAGATGCCAATGCAATTGCCACAGAAGCAGGTGCGGACGCTAAAGATGGACGTGCAAAAGAGTTGGTAGAAGATGAGATGCGGGATGAGCCACTGCCTCCTTTCAAACCTGAAAAACTGAGTCCCGAGGAAGAAGAATTTTTGAGCAATTATTTGGATAAGCTTACCTATATGGTATATTTTGACGAGAAGAGTGCAGAAGACGAGTTTCTCATAAAATCAGCCATAAGTATGGCAAATAATTATCTACTTTCTCAGGGGTATTCTCTGATAGATCTTGAGCAGATAGAAAAGCTTAAAAATGATCAACAGCTCTTGTACGAGGAAGAGACAGGTAAAGAGCTGTCTCTCATACAGTGGATAGCTCAGAAACTCAATGCGGATGTCTATATAGAGCTTGATGCTGTCACAGAGGGACAGAGCAAGGATGACAAGTATTATGGCAGTGCAAAGGTTACACTCAAGATTTTTGAAGCATCTACGGGTGTTCTCCTGGGAGCTATTCCTTACAGCAGTCCAAGGACTTTTAGCAAGGTTTCCGAGTTTGATGCCATATCCAATGCACTACAGTCTACTGTGTACAAAGCAATGGCTGCTGCGGTAAAACAGACAAGAAATGTTCTTTCCGGAAAGTACAGAGATGGTATCCAGTATGATCTTGTTTTGCAGTCCACACCGGACCAAAAAACCATAGCACGTTTTAGGAGCAAACTGAGGAATAAAGATAAGGTAAAAGATATAAAAACAATCTACCAATCAAGTGAAGAGACAAAATTTGCTGTATATTTTCTTGGTAGCGTGGAGGAGCTGGAAGAGCTTATCTACGATGTTTCTGATTCCATACCGGGCATGGAGTATATTGAGCCCGTGGTAATAAGAGGAAAGTCGTTGACTTTCGATACGGGACTGGAATAG
- the mnmG gene encoding tRNA uridine-5-carboxymethylaminomethyl(34) synthesis enzyme MnmG: MDTDIIVIGGGHAGVEAALAASRLGYTCLLITQQLDTIARMSCNPAIGGLSKGNLVREIDALGGQMARLIDSTMIQFRMLNKSRGPAVQSPRAQADKLAYSSLAKWTLEKQRDLFLFQDTVVDLIVDKNSIRGVVTARGKKIYCKKIVLTTGTFMEGKIFIGEYEEDGGRLGEKAAKGLGKSLRRLGFRLGRLKTGTPARVLRSSVDFDRIEEQPGDIRVQPFSFAYDKVERPQVSCYITYTNEKTHKIISDNMHRSPLYSGKIVGKGPRYCPSIEDKIVKFPDRDRHQVFVEPEGLNTEEMYLNGISSSLPEDVQEAFIHSIVGLEHAVIMRPGYAVEYDFVDPTQLYPSLETKLIEGLFIAGQTNGTSGYEEAAAQGLIAGINAALSLAGEKPLVLGRDEAYIGVLIDDLVTKGTKEPYRMFTSRAEYRLALRHDTADIRLTPRAYKAGLVPEEYYERFKEKVKTIDYIKDLLQKQKVDSQLAPVLDKDIISTHFGKTLYNAVKDPNINLDEVSIYLANTYSLNQGWIENALLDIKYEGYLAREMREVERFRKMENMKIPANFDYKKAEGLSKEAVEKLSEIRPLSIGQASRISGIRKSDIAALLLYVPRQKNE; encoded by the coding sequence ATGGATACGGATATAATTGTGATAGGCGGTGGTCATGCTGGAGTAGAAGCAGCTCTTGCTGCCAGCAGACTAGGATATACCTGTCTACTCATAACACAGCAATTGGATACCATAGCCAGAATGTCCTGTAATCCTGCAATAGGCGGATTATCCAAAGGTAATCTTGTAAGAGAAATAGATGCCCTTGGCGGACAAATGGCAAGGCTTATAGACAGTACCATGATTCAGTTTAGAATGCTAAACAAAAGCAGAGGTCCTGCCGTACAGTCTCCACGTGCGCAGGCTGATAAACTAGCATACTCCTCACTTGCAAAATGGACACTTGAGAAACAAAGAGATCTCTTTTTGTTTCAAGATACTGTTGTGGATCTTATTGTAGATAAAAACAGTATAAGGGGAGTGGTTACTGCGAGAGGCAAGAAAATATATTGCAAAAAAATTGTCCTTACAACAGGAACCTTTATGGAGGGTAAGATTTTTATAGGAGAGTATGAAGAAGACGGGGGAAGACTGGGAGAAAAAGCTGCAAAAGGTTTGGGGAAATCTCTTAGAAGACTCGGATTTAGACTTGGTAGACTTAAGACAGGAACCCCTGCTAGGGTTTTAAGAAGCAGTGTGGACTTTGACAGGATAGAAGAGCAGCCCGGAGATATTCGGGTGCAGCCTTTTTCTTTTGCCTACGATAAGGTGGAAAGGCCTCAAGTTTCCTGTTATATCACATACACCAATGAAAAAACACATAAGATAATAAGCGATAATATGCATAGATCTCCGCTATATAGTGGCAAAATAGTAGGAAAAGGCCCGAGGTATTGTCCATCCATAGAAGATAAGATTGTAAAATTCCCGGATAGAGACAGACATCAGGTCTTTGTGGAGCCAGAAGGGCTTAATACCGAGGAAATGTATCTCAACGGAATATCCTCCTCTCTGCCGGAAGATGTACAGGAAGCTTTTATACACAGTATCGTTGGGCTTGAACATGCAGTCATAATGAGACCTGGTTATGCTGTGGAATATGACTTTGTAGACCCCACACAACTCTATCCAAGTCTGGAGACCAAGCTAATAGAAGGACTGTTTATAGCAGGACAGACTAACGGTACATCAGGATACGAAGAAGCTGCAGCTCAAGGGCTTATTGCAGGTATAAATGCGGCTTTATCCTTGGCAGGAGAGAAGCCTCTTGTATTGGGAAGAGACGAGGCTTATATCGGCGTCCTTATAGATGATCTGGTTACAAAAGGAACAAAGGAACCGTATAGGATGTTTACTTCCAGGGCGGAATACAGACTCGCTTTACGTCATGATACAGCTGATATAAGGCTCACTCCCAGGGCTTACAAAGCTGGACTTGTTCCAGAAGAGTACTATGAGAGGTTTAAAGAAAAAGTCAAAACTATTGATTATATAAAAGATCTACTGCAAAAACAAAAGGTGGATTCCCAACTTGCACCTGTTCTAGATAAGGATATAATAAGTACTCACTTTGGTAAAACACTATATAATGCGGTAAAGGATCCCAATATAAACCTTGATGAAGTAAGTATATATCTTGCCAACACTTATTCTCTTAATCAGGGATGGATAGAAAACGCTCTTCTCGATATAAAGTACGAGGGATATCTTGCACGTGAGATGAGAGAGGTGGAACGTTTTAGAAAAATGGAAAATATGAAAATCCCTGCCAACTTTGACTACAAAAAAGCAGAAGGCTTATCAAAGGAGGCAGTAGAAAAACTGAGCGAGATAAGACCTCTCTCTATTGGTCAGGCTTCCAGAATATCTGGCATAAGGAAGTCTGACATTGCAGCCCTGCTTCTTTATGTACCAAGGCAGAAAAATGAATAA
- the thpR gene encoding RNA 2',3'-cyclic phosphodiesterase: MAKLRLFFAFDLDDEFKEKLYKYQKSLDTDTFRPLKKENLHITLAFLGDIEEERISALSDILFYLDFPDKIILTAKKTIFFPSYKRPSAVAIEVGNPDKNIYIMEKALRKELAIDGFIVDGRKYRPHITVAYIRRGTAVSSDMKIPDFSHSGRFSPVSVSLISSQLAKGGSIFTTLCSRKFN; this comes from the coding sequence GTGGCAAAGTTAAGGCTTTTTTTTGCTTTTGACCTTGATGATGAGTTTAAAGAGAAGCTTTATAAATATCAAAAATCGCTTGATACGGACACCTTCCGTCCTCTTAAAAAAGAAAATCTTCATATTACTCTTGCTTTTCTGGGAGATATAGAAGAAGAAAGGATATCAGCTCTCAGTGATATTTTATTTTATCTCGATTTTCCGGATAAGATAATTCTTACTGCAAAAAAAACAATCTTTTTCCCTTCTTATAAAAGACCCTCTGCAGTCGCAATAGAGGTAGGTAACCCTGATAAAAATATCTATATAATGGAAAAGGCTTTAAGAAAAGAGCTTGCCATAGATGGTTTTATTGTTGATGGACGTAAATATAGACCACATATTACAGTTGCATATATCAGAAGAGGTACTGCTGTCTCGAGTGATATGAAAATCCCTGATTTTTCTCATAGTGGAAGATTCTCCCCTGTGTCTGTTTCTCTTATAAGCAGTCAGCTTGCAAAAGGCGGGTCTATATTTACAACATTGTGTTCTAGAAAGTTTAACTGA
- a CDS encoding NUDIX hydrolase has translation MDSNKKRLIWEDVEEKPLTDTRIFSLKSVRRRNIHGQESEFCVIDSKDWVNIVPVIEKDGERFFLMVWQFRHGIGELTLEFPAGILDPGETPLDAAIRELREETGYVAECIKKIGEIRPNPAFLNNTSHTFLATGLRKVGELELDEFEHVECELIPESYVEKNMGYPPMCNAITLSAFYWYSAKKR, from the coding sequence ATGGATAGCAATAAAAAGAGACTTATATGGGAGGATGTAGAGGAAAAACCACTCACTGATACGCGTATATTTTCTCTTAAAAGTGTTAGGAGGAGAAATATCCATGGACAAGAATCCGAGTTTTGTGTTATTGATAGCAAGGATTGGGTCAATATTGTTCCTGTTATAGAAAAAGATGGAGAGAGATTCTTTTTAATGGTGTGGCAGTTTAGGCATGGTATAGGCGAGCTTACTCTGGAGTTTCCTGCTGGTATCTTAGACCCCGGAGAGACACCGCTTGATGCTGCTATAAGAGAGCTTAGAGAAGAAACGGGTTATGTTGCAGAATGTATAAAAAAGATAGGAGAAATAAGACCCAATCCAGCATTTCTTAACAATACTTCTCATACTTTTCTTGCTACGGGGCTTAGAAAAGTAGGTGAGCTTGAGCTTGATGAGTTTGAGCATGTAGAGTGTGAGCTTATTCCGGAATCGTATGTGGAAAAGAATATGGGCTATCCTCCCATGTGCAATGCTATAACTCTTTCTGCTTTTTACTGGTATTCTGCTAAGAAAAGGTAA
- a CDS encoding KamA family radical SAM protein, protein MELPFFVSSYFKRLADDCPELARQVFPSEMENVVLDYEDSDPLCDNRNMPVKRLVHRYDDRVLILVTDRCASYCRFCFRRHFTASGSSDISKEELQDIVGYIARHDNIREILLSGGDPLMLANSKLVSVLSSIRNVRRDVIVRIGSRVPVFLPDRIDESLIDAIRDFKPIWLISHINHPAELTDRASNVLSLFIDAGIPVANQTVLLRDINDNITILEELFSSLLRIGVKPYYLLQGDLAAGTSHFRVPLERSFSLYEKLSCRLSGLALPVFALDLPGGGGKIALSRSSVEYVDDNWYYFRSREGKIYKYPREE, encoded by the coding sequence ATGGAGCTGCCTTTTTTTGTTTCTTCTTATTTTAAAAGGCTTGCAGATGATTGTCCTGAGCTTGCAAGACAGGTTTTTCCGTCGGAAATGGAGAATGTTGTTCTTGATTACGAAGATTCTGATCCTCTTTGTGATAACAGAAATATGCCTGTAAAAAGGCTTGTGCACAGATATGATGATAGAGTTCTTATTCTTGTTACCGACAGATGTGCTTCTTATTGTCGTTTTTGCTTTAGGCGGCATTTTACTGCCTCAGGCAGCAGCGATATAAGCAAAGAAGAATTGCAGGATATTGTCGGGTATATTGCAAGGCACGACAATATAAGGGAGATATTACTATCTGGTGGCGACCCTTTGATGCTTGCAAATAGCAAGCTTGTTTCTGTCCTGTCTTCTATCAGAAATGTGCGTAGGGATGTTATTGTGAGGATAGGCTCCAGAGTTCCTGTTTTTTTGCCGGATAGAATCGATGAGTCTCTTATAGATGCAATACGGGATTTTAAACCTATATGGCTGATTAGTCATATTAATCATCCCGCAGAACTTACGGATAGAGCTTCTAATGTCCTTTCTTTATTTATCGATGCTGGTATTCCTGTTGCAAATCAAACTGTCCTTCTTAGAGATATAAATGATAATATTACTATTCTAGAGGAGCTTTTTTCTTCTCTTCTAAGAATAGGTGTAAAGCCTTATTATCTTTTGCAGGGAGATCTTGCAGCTGGGACTTCTCACTTTAGAGTGCCTCTTGAAAGGAGCTTTTCTTTATATGAGAAGCTTTCTTGTAGATTATCTGGGCTTGCTTTGCCTGTTTTTGCCCTTGATCTCCCTGGAGGAGGGGGAAAAATTGCTCTTTCTCGTTCTTCTGTAGAATACGTGGATGATAACTGGTATTATTTTAGGAGCAGAGAGGGGAAGATTTATAAATACCCTAGAGAGGAGTGA
- the mnmE gene encoding tRNA uridine-5-carboxymethylaminomethyl(34) synthesis GTPase MnmE, whose translation MYQLDDNIAALATPWGKSAIAIIRLSGRDSLINLDKIFKGKKKPSATEGYTIIYGHIIDPATEEKIDEVLISIFKAPNSYTGENSAEINCHGNPVGIQRILNILYTNGFREAEPGEFTLRAFINRKMDLTRAEAVQEIVSAKTEQARELALHKLEGKLFSEIDSIKQEILSTIAQVELMLDYPEEDANININTDKLTDSIERIKNLLGTYKTGRILKEGIKIALAGNTNAGKSSLFNLMLKEDRAIVSDIHGTTRDYLESWLSIKGMPVLLYDTAGIRKSEDPIEAEGIKRSRLLMESSNLVIYIVDSTIGITDEDDDNISSIEKIKKIIKVWNKTDLSKKSPPAGFIPLSCKTGEGFKELEDAIIRSVSIAAVEDTHTIVIDSDRQKRCLEESMDALFHALDAISNGEPLDIVAVPLRAALNSLGELTGEINSEDILEQIFCNFCVGK comes from the coding sequence ATGTATCAACTCGATGATAACATAGCAGCTCTTGCTACCCCTTGGGGAAAGAGTGCCATAGCAATAATACGATTGAGCGGAAGAGATAGCCTAATTAATCTGGACAAGATTTTTAAAGGCAAAAAAAAACCTTCTGCTACAGAAGGATATACTATAATCTACGGTCATATCATAGACCCTGCAACAGAAGAAAAAATAGATGAAGTACTTATAAGCATATTCAAAGCTCCTAATTCTTACACCGGAGAGAACTCTGCAGAGATAAACTGCCACGGTAATCCGGTAGGCATACAGAGGATATTAAACATTCTATATACAAATGGATTCAGAGAAGCTGAGCCGGGAGAATTTACCTTGCGCGCCTTTATAAACAGAAAAATGGATCTTACCAGGGCAGAAGCTGTGCAAGAAATCGTATCAGCAAAGACAGAACAAGCCAGAGAACTTGCACTACATAAGCTGGAAGGAAAACTCTTCTCCGAGATTGACAGTATAAAACAGGAAATCTTGTCCACAATTGCACAAGTAGAACTTATGCTTGATTATCCGGAAGAAGACGCAAATATTAATATAAACACCGACAAGCTCACGGACTCCATTGAGAGAATAAAAAATCTTCTTGGAACATACAAAACAGGAAGAATACTCAAAGAAGGAATAAAGATAGCCTTAGCCGGAAACACAAATGCGGGAAAATCTTCACTATTCAATCTTATGTTAAAAGAAGACAGAGCAATTGTCTCTGATATACACGGGACTACCAGAGATTATCTGGAATCATGGCTCTCAATAAAAGGGATGCCAGTATTGTTATATGACACTGCTGGAATAAGAAAATCAGAAGATCCAATAGAAGCAGAAGGAATAAAAAGAAGCAGACTGTTGATGGAAAGTTCCAATCTTGTAATATATATCGTGGATTCTACAATAGGTATTACTGATGAAGATGATGATAACATATCTAGTATAGAAAAAATCAAAAAGATTATAAAGGTATGGAATAAAACAGATCTGAGCAAAAAATCCCCCCCTGCTGGCTTTATCCCTCTCAGCTGTAAGACAGGAGAAGGTTTTAAAGAACTTGAAGATGCAATAATCAGAAGTGTCTCTATAGCAGCTGTTGAAGACACGCATACTATTGTAATAGACTCCGATAGACAAAAAAGATGTCTTGAGGAAAGCATGGATGCCCTTTTTCATGCTTTGGACGCCATATCAAATGGAGAACCATTGGATATAGTGGCTGTTCCTTTGAGGGCAGCATTAAACTCTCTAGGAGAATTGACAGGAGAGATAAACTCGGAAGATATTCTAGAGCAAATTTTTTGTAACTTTTGTGTAGGTAAGTGA